Part of the Mytilus trossulus isolate FHL-02 chromosome 2, PNRI_Mtr1.1.1.hap1, whole genome shotgun sequence genome is shown below.
actgttgttctcttgtttttatcaatggcattgtcagtttattatcgacttttgagtttgaaaaTCCCTCGGAAATCTTCCatctttcattttgttatttgtgtcatgtttttttctgtcattCACGTGAAAACCAGGCTTcaaatttaattcttttttatttgtcatattaTTTTGGTAACTCAAAAGCACTTTAAGCTGTTAAGTGAAACTTATGATGATTTGGTGACACTAGCTTTTCATTTGTAAAGATTGGATGCTTTTGCTCGAACTAGGTATATTTTTAACTTACATATTGAAGTGTTATCATTTATCAGCAAATTAAGACCTGATAATCAAACCAGAAAAAAGAGTAACACAGAGATTATTTTTGACACAGAAGAACATTTCAAATCAATAACTGCAAAATATATTCTGAAAGTGTTACTGCACCCGTAAAATTTGAGATAAGACTTCCTGTTTTAAGAAAACTTAATACTCTTTTAAGAACTAAAGAAAGTATATTCCTTCTATGTAGATACAAGAAGCTTGCATCAAGTACCGAGGAAGTCTTTTATTGGCTATTCAAGAGTTAaacttttgttcatttgtttgtacataaattaggccgttagttttctcgtttgaattgttttacatggatatttcggggctttttatagctgactatgaggtatgggctgtgatcattgttgaaagccgtacggtgacatataggtGCACATTTCTGTGTCGTTTGGTCTCTAGCGgaaagttgtgtcattggcaaacataccacattttttcatataccagtcaacaaaagaaacgatacacaaGTTTGAACTAAACTATCAAAAAAGATAATAGGAAAAAACTGTTAAATTATCCactgaaaaacatttatttacaaagtttaacATAATTTGACCAAATTTGAAAGTAAGTTATTGaactcaaatttattttttcggAAAATGATGTTTTCGTTTTCTTGCCTTAAAACAATAGTTTTGATGAGAatataactctgtaaaaattaTACTAGTATAGAGCATTTTTTTTACCTCGGTCCAAGGACCAATTTCGTTAAATATGGAGAACGCATTgccttgtatcgtttcttttgttgactagtatatataataagtatatatacaaGCATATGATGTCAACAATTCATAAATTTTCATTATGGAATATTGttggacatatttttttttaaaagtatacatttatattaaattaatgaaaatattaaaaatatctttgaacTGGTATATTATGACATCAGATTGTGaatttaaagttcacaaaaGATCTATTTTATTCGAACAAATCATGTATCATTTCCACAGATTTTACTACATACAGAACGATTATTTGTTGATTCTGTGGTCTCAAAAACTGGATTTTATTACTACATAAACtggtttataatttttaatcttCAATGTTGTCAACAGGTTTTATTAGAAACTTCCCCCTTTTTCCACACctacacacacacatacaaacAGCCACACAGTAACATACGTACACACTTATAAATCTAACTAGTCAGGaacaatataaacattattaatattaataatttctaatactAGAACAATTGTCTCAGATTTCATGTTGCAATCTGACGAGATCAAGTTATAAGTCTTAATTTGTActgttttttatgtagaaatCATCTTCACGTGACCATTCTGTAGACTTCTACTTAAAAAATACATCATCTAAGTTAGTCATTGTCTCATTGAGATGGTAGATCtacaattagaaaataaaactgtatgttttgttttggaaTAATACTATCAACAGGTCAATGCATTTgaaacataacataacattatAACATAAATCTTTGCTTGGCGTGTTTTCGTTTGTGTTGTTGATCTTTAATTATCTGTGAAGTGATTTGTTTCTTTTCTGTCGTTTTTCGGGGTTTTCCTGTCTAGTTTCCCTcgttttatgacttttgaatatACCGTTGGAATCATCTCCTTTTTTATGTAATACTAGTAGACCTAAGGATGTAATTTGGTGAAGTTCGgtgaaaattatcaaatatagaatttaaaattgatattagCTGGgtcacaaaacaaaagaaagaaaatcaagaatcttcttaaaatttggtaaatgatctttcatgagctattaagtcttatacgaaaaaaatggatgtcataacaaaatattttacattgtactgTATAGAAAAACACCAAGaagtccgaacatttgacacaaattccaaaacccCACCGAAGTATATCCTTAAGGAAGTTCGttactcagtttcaaaatagcAAGCTTTTCATAAaggaacaaaaaaaaagcaaaaaatatataggtatctgtgcttgttttcgagaaaaaaaagccattgaaattttggcgggaaaatgttctctcttgtttttcatagctttatcattggcAATTTTTAAGTTCTCAATAACTATTTAAAAGTAACAAGGATTTTAAATGACTTTTACAGGTGGCTTATATTTAATTAtgcatgtaaaagatttataaaataaaaaatgggggtcGATGGACTAATTGTTTttaggcattcaaatggataaaaccagaggattcctaACATCTGACAAAAATCCCAAAACATCCTTAAAATCTggttttcatacaaaattttacaatcaaAATACAGACGAGAGATCCAGCcaagacaaattgaaaacaagaatgtgtccttaCTACACGGATCCGCACTATTactttctatgttcagtggaccgtgaaaatggggtaaaatctcttatttggcattgaaattaaaaagatcatactATAGATAGGGAATATGTGTACTATAAGTTTAcagttaattggacttcaacttcatcaaaaactacattgaccaaaaattttaacctgGTGTAGGACGGACGAACCGGtacgacggacggacgaacgaacgctcagaccagaaaacataatgccgaTAAATGAGGCATAAAAAACCTACATAATATGACATGTattgaataaaagtaaataaacgaATGGCATGATCAGCCCAAAGATTACACAAGGGACGGACCATTCAACTTATTAAAGTGGGATGGGTTATGGCTTTCTCATAAACTAACATTCTGATGAAAACATATTGTTGTCaagcaaatgacaaaaaaatattctgaatccaatTCTACCCATACCATATAGtctttaattttgaagaaaaaacttATGAAAAAATGATTGCATTGATAGCgtcaaaaaactaaaaaaataacttcTGACTTGTGATTAAATCCTATACAATAATTGCACAACCAAATGCAAACTTTAGGTTGCTCATAAGCAATGCACGGAACAGAATCATTTGATAGGTATCGATTGCGTCTCTCTCAGGGGTATCGCTATCTTCTTTAAGCTTAATCTAACAACTGTATCTACTCTTTAAAGAGGACTATGTATTAACATCAAATTATAACATACATCttctttaataaataataatgttgGCGTGTGCTTGTAAATTTTGTAGTTCGCCGAATCAGGAGTCAAAATGTAATTGTGGTCACAATCATCATCTGTACATTTCTCTGGGGCATGGCATCCTAAATGAAACTTTGGTGGAAGAATTTCCGGGTCCATCTCCATGCATATCCACGTATACAAAACCTGTGGTTTTAAGAAGAAATAAATAAGGATATTCTACTGAATCATCAACATACGTTTTCTATTGCACAGCTACACGTCAAATATCTACAAGATATTCATGCACTAAACATAATCCAATCAACCTTACACGTtgtggattttcaaatatttaatcctCCATCATTGGATTGAAGACAATAGTTTTTAagctttattaataaaattatgattgttttttaGTGAGGATTTTTAATAGAGAAGAAATcgttttttataaattgcactTACGGCACATTTttgcaagttttgttttatcgtcagttttcaatataatgatgTTGAAATAAAGCTACATTTTCGTCTGGATAACATTATTTTCCAAAGAATTTATTACTGTGTAGAAAGTTTGTTGTTAATCTTATTTTATGACATCTTCAGTGGGTCAGTCTAGTCATTTAGAGTTCAAATAATAGTCGTCTGCAAATGCAGCTGTGGCGATTTAATTACTTTGTTTTGATCATCTTTGGGAATCAGGTTAAATTAGTGTTAAATTTTATGtccactgttaaataacccgctacgcgtgTCATTCAGTGtgcacctttttttttatgttatttcttcatagacagagaaatattattgtcattccttaaatattataaatagttttaaatttataattttatttaatctgTCTACATGTTTTCAGCTTATTACCGTGTACTGATTATTTATTAGTACCAATACTAgtaaataacaattaatttaaacattttgccTGGTGTTTGTTGTGTTATTAATGGTTGCTTTAAACGTAACACACAAACTAGCATAAAAGATGATAGCATATTAGTGATTCATATACACATTTTCCGAAGCCTAGGATAACCTCTTGCttaatgttcattttttgtggTTTCTATAGATATCAGGTTGACACATGGAGTCAAACCCCAGCCATCTGCACTTTTACTGCGCTAAAACAAGAATAAGACGTAGTTCTGCAtaagttatctttttttttcctctTAAGAAAATATTGAGATGCTTTTACCTGAAGTGTATCATTTTCTCCAAATTGGCGAGATATAGATATTCCACCATGCTCCTGGTAAACAACGgtgatatatttctttttacccTCTGGTAATTTAAGGGATATGCCCTCGGCAACCTGTTGATACATAAACAAATCTAAAAAGTCTCAAAAATGATTTAcagtataaaaaattataatatttgcattaatCATTGATTGACTTCTTATCTCTGGAATTTAAAGTTCATAGCTTTAACATTTCAATAACAGTGTTACACAATCTGGGACTACATATGATAACATTAACTTTAACAACGATTTATTCCGGTATACATAACTCTTACAAACAAAGAGAGAAGTCAATTTGTACTTTTCATAGACCGGTCTGTTTGATTTAAGAGAAAAGCTATACATTTtgtcttaatttaaaaatcttgtaTGTCAGTTTATACATAGACTTTTCATATTGCACCGATATGGCTCTTGGCAACATCAAGGATTGAGAACTGGACAGAGTACAAATTTTTGTGTGTATCTTTTTCTACTTACGGATTTCCTTTGTCTTTTCTTGTCTAGAACCTAAAATATTATAGTGTAGAGATTAAAAATTGCAGataaatacaaatgaatataaacaacAGAAAAACGTCATGGAAAATTCGGAAAATATCCTCTCTTCCGCTTCTTTAGAGGGAAACTGTGGGGTGTGACTGGCCGCcgcttttttctttcttaaaatatgataaaaataatatcataaaatattatgtGTGTTACTACACAGTTTCAAATTTTCAGATTTTCTATGAACtgtaaaagataacatttttaatttttgaaatagaaaaaaacgaaTTTGGTCGTGAAAAAAaccttatatatttataaaggtgCATGTTCTTTTACTGTTGTAATACCCAACCTGTTTCGTGAACGAacgaagtgaaaaaaaaaaaacccagatgaAAACTTACCATATCCAATGCTTGTACATTTGATGATGAGCATGGTGATGGATTTTTATCTGGACACTACAATCGAAATAGTGTTTAATTGTCATTAGTATTAAGTAAGGAAGTAAGTATAAATAAGTCAATCATATTgtcatatacatatttatatacactGAACAATAAACGCGGGCATAAGAAACAAACCGAAATGAAAAGCAATTATTTTATCCATAATGCTGCATGTTTAGTTAAAATATAGAACTTTGATTTAATTTAACCCATATGGAGTGAATCCTATATTTCAATTAGATTGTATTTAATGTTGATATGTGTAAGATATTGTGAACCTATGAAATGTTAAcggaaaatgttttgttattccTAATATGATCAATTgaaaggatatatatatataaaaaatcttatcaGTGTGGCTGAAgggaaatacaaaataacattaatttttaattattaaatgttGCATGCACGCAATTAAATTTCACTGACTCTCGCGGCCTTGTAGTTTCCGGAAACCTTCAGTTATTGCACATGGAGAtctaaaaacaattaattagtACCAGCTTTGTAAGGTTGATAATTAAGGTTTCTCAGTCAGTgacaaaacactaaaaaaataaaaaacctaACGAAgtccaaatttaaaacatacctCTTCGACTGTATCAAGTCCCGAAACTCCTGGTTCATTTATAAGCTATGAAATagtaattataacatttttatctgTAAGCAATACAacttatagaatataaaaattacaaatatccAATTACATCAGTGAAATATATTTACCTTTAAACAATTAGTCAAATAATCATCCCATATAACAGTACAGCAGAGTAACACATTAAGCTTTTATAATGATGAAATTAATTTCGTGCCTTCTCGGCCAGAAATAAAAACTTCCCTAAATTGTTAAGTTCCCTTACATTATGAATAGATAGCAGTTGTATGGGTTTAAAATTCGTAGGTTTTCTTCAATaatatggtttgataaatttctttcgaagttcattatacttttcacatactaaaattaaatgatattcatcttcaaCTACTTGTTTATCACACATATAAATGAGATAGACTTGTTATGgaattatttcataaatctatggtacattttaataatatttcgGGGCTCGTGATTTTTGTTGGGATGGTTAAAGTAAGGTGGTTCGGTATCCTGTCAAAATGTGGCATCATGCATGAATCATGATATTACCTACCTCTTCAACAGCATGCATTTCTGAAGCATCCAGTTCATCTGTAAGCTGTGAAATAAATAAGACACAACTGTTATATGATTATTGCACGTTAATAatgatatacataaaataaaaataaacaaaaaaataaataacaaatcttTAGCCAGAGATGATTATTAACATCAATTGCTTGTTTCCTTCAAATTTTCACGTTTCCAAACACAAAATGTTTCAAGGGTAACTTAAATGTGCGATCACGAAATAAAGAATATGTAAGCACTAAAAGCACTTTTCACATTGATCAAACGAACGTTGAATGGTATTGAAGAACTATGAGCTATCAGTTTCTATTCTGTGAAGCTGTGAAGcaaataaaagtatatatttatcaaaattgctTATTAATAACTGATAGTTTGAAAAGGCAAATACCGTGTCAAGTGCAGGATCTTCTAGGTCACTTTCCCATAGGTCTTCACCTTCTCCGCTTACctgttaaaaataattgtattttttttatcgcaGATACAATGTAATATATCTATGTTTGTACCTAAGTTAAcggtttctttttaaataagtacacaatattttgactattgttgtttttttctaattgcaAGCGTTGAACTATTTTTCCGGTCATTAGTTTTCAACTTTTGGACTCACCTTGTCATTACTACTTTCCCTTTCGAGTTCCCTCAGAATCTCCACGTTTTGCTTATTGATGAAACTGTCTTCGTCCTTGACCTGAGGCTCACGTTCGTTCTCATCTTCTATTTCAATTACAACCTACAGATATATTTCATTCTTAGTTCCTTGAAGCGGTATTCAgctacataaaaataatgaatatactGTGAACAATCCAGGAAAAGGGATATACGTATATAAAACGAAGTTGTATTTGAGAATTTTCCAGATTCCCTTATATATTATCGAacgataaaaatattctatttgcATTCCAAAAAAAGGTTTTCCCCGATATAAGCCAAGATCATGACAGCATGGGCCTCCCACAATCctgataaaaacaaacagaaagaTTGACATAATGTTGGATGTTTGGTGTAATTTATGGTTGTTGCATGAAAAAGTAATTATCGTATGAACACTATTAGGCcacatcaattttatttcttgttctacggatttttggactccaaaatttggggcgagcgagcgatttgaaaatgtttttttttaccttaggTACAGGCATGCGTTTTCCATCTGTAGATTTTAGGTATGTTCCAACTATAGCATGTCGACCTACAAAAGCAACGTGTTCAGTTATTTCATTAATGCCTAAAATGTCATTTCCCTCAGTTACATTTTATTCAATCTATAAATGGTGTCTCTATGAtcaacaatgtaaaaaaaaacacacttcaGCACATGATTCAATGGGCTGTCATACTTCATTGGACAAGGCTGTCGGTTATGATGATGTCTCTCCATTAGGTAACCCAAAGTATATCTTCCACAAATATTGGTTTTAACTTTTGTGGTATTATTAATTCGAAGATCAAAAAGAAATTTCCAATTAGATAGTTCTGCAATGCATTACCCCCCTCCCCTCCAAAAAAACCAAACCCTACAGCCATGCACCAACACCACACACACACTTTGACCAGTCGACGAAGAGATATCTCTATGAAAAACGAGATCAAATGTAGATATTTGATTTGCAACAACATAAAAATTGtatcaataaaaaacataaatcacTTGGGTATCAATGGTATCGTTAAGAAATGAACTGTATTTATACAATTTGACTTACTCTTTTTTATCTGAAAGTAGATAGCATATTTTGTTGATGCcacctttttttctttctggCTATTTCTTAGCTGTTTAAATGTATAGGCTGAATCAATCTTATCTAAATTTCCTTTGCTGGTGGATATGTATGGATGTAGATCGGTTGATGGCTGGAAGCAGGCACGAACAGATCTCATCCAGTCTCTGCAGGTACTATCTATTTGGACGTCAATTTTGACGTAACCCCGATCTACACCCATACCATCCTTAAAAGCTCTCTGCACCATCTTCATCTTTCCGTCTAAAATCTTAACATGAAGAGCCtgtaaaattagtaaaatatgttttatatgcaCTCTTGTCACTTTGGCACTCTTGTTACTTTGGTTAAAAAGATTCGgtaaatttttcatttaccGTTCCGTTGTATAAATTTTTAACTGTGTGTTCGTTCATTGATTTATCAATTCAAATgattaaatcatataaaaaagaaaatgtggtatgattggcattGACACTACTCTCCACAGGAGACCAAAACGACACAGAACTTAACAAAAATGACTATTGGACTTATTACTTTAATTAAATCTTTATGTACGTATTtctatgcgtttacttttctacattgactagaggtatagggggagggttgagatctcacaaacatgttgaaccccgccgcatttttgcgcctgtcccaagtcaggagcctctggcctttgttagtcttgtatcattttaattttagtttcttgtgtacaatttggaaattagtatggcgttcattatcactgaactagtatatattttttaaaaggccAGCTAAagtacgcctccgggtgcgggaatttctcgctacattgaagacctgttggtgaccttctgttcttgtttttatctatggccgggttgttgtctttttgacacatttcccatttccattctcaattttatcttattattgaaataatagCATACCACTGTTTTTGTTGGTTCCTCTTTTTTCATACCAGTAAATACTCTTTTCTTGTTCATCCTCTGTACCGAAGCACCCCATTTCGTTTTCAGGGCCTCTAAACTGACTCTTGCCTCttatgaatataaacaaaaaatatgtattttttgtagATTCTGTTTGTCATAAACCAAATAAACGTTTATTTTATATCAGAGTTATTCTTTTGTCTGCATAATACGTGcattcaatttttcttttaattgcattttttcATTAAGGATATGggatataaatttaattttcacaATCGGAAGAACAATTATTTGATGTGCGATATACATACCATTTGTCATTTTAGGCGCTCCTTCTTtgtttactgtaaaaaaaataccagaggTGACTAAAAGAACGATTACAATTGTATCAATTTATCTACTGAAAGCTATAACTGAAACATTATGTTGTCTTCTACTAGTATTACACTAAAAAGGGAAGCCTTGAACTGCCGAAAATATGAAATCTACTAAAAAGccttaaacataaaattaatgttataaACATGAAATCGGACGaagaaacaattttaaatgacTGATTTCACGAATATCACGCCCACACATGTGCGCGTAGCTACGTTTACGTCAAAATGCCCGGGTGTAcgatgataaaacaaaatattttcatctaatttgaaatattatcaaaaagAATAACTTAACAGTACATCATTCTTCTTAGTCTATCTTCAATAGCTTGTAATTGCGAAAAAAAGTGACGAAAATTAGTTtcatattatatacaattaagTTAGTGAATGATTTGAGAACGAATGcatatgatataattttattctttcattCACATTATTCATTGTAGTTTTGGCTCTAATTCtgacttattttaaaaactaactATATTTTTAGAAGCGCCtagtattgttgttgttaccaattatgtaaatctgattttatgccctttatTAAATTATGGACTCTTTCATTTaggaaatacaacttttaattctattttattCTATTCCAATATTTTAACTATGTTCATGTAGGTTCGGTATGTGGTTCAAGTTTTGAGTTATCAATAATTCTGTCAAACATTCGTAAAATTTTCCGGAAGCTGGAAAAACTGTTTATGGTCAATACAGTACCCGGAGCATATATAATGAcgaaattatatatatgatgagttgTCCCGTATTTtatcgattttaaatttgaatggaATTTCTTTTGGTATTTAcagttaaaagttaaaatgtgttacatatatatcaatttcTTTGTTACACCTTCTTCAAAATTGACGAGACttgattgaagatttttttcaaggttctgaagcaaatattttttcgttcatttttcagttttataCTTTAAACCAAAccattttgaatctaaataatATTGTTATTGATGAGTTTTCAATGACAAGACTGGTAAGTCATTCCGATAACTTTTTAAACTTCAGGAGGCTTCGCACCCGCTAATTCACTACCATTAGGTTCTTTGGCCTGGACATCGTTGTGCCTTCAGACCCCTCACCGAGGATCGGGGGTACAAATGACTTTTTATAAcgacttaaaataaaaactccACTCGGACACTAACCGgctacatcttttgacatcggactcggacttctatTGTCTCACAAACATGCTTatccccgccgcaattttgcgcctgtcccaagtcaggagcctctggcctttgttagtcttgtatgattttaaattatagtttcttgtgtataattcggagtttagtatgacgtccattatcactgtactagtatgcatatttttaggggccagctgaagacccattgattgccttcggctgttgtcttctctatgCATGGTCGgatggttgtcgctttgacatattcaccatttcctttctcaattttattcccTAAATAACAGCATAGCAAAAGACGACATGGGCGCATTACGTTTCCGCGCATTTGGAGATTAATACATATTACATGTGTTTACCTGAATATAAGTGTCAAATAAATGCGCTCAAATGTACTTAGTAATCAAAAGCTAAACGCAATGTAACGGTAATGCGCGTCAACGTGATGCACCGACCGACTTtggataatttcaaaattgtacataCCATCTGATGTTTCTTGTAATTCTAACTGTTGTACATCtgctaaaaaataataatggtatttatcaatatatatttatttatgaatatcatttttatcaaacatatgCGTACGACATTGCATGTATTGGTCAACGACTCATTGCTAGTTGCATCGAATGATAATTACGGCTCTATCCgaatatgtttgtctttttagtttatccttactgtaattttttaataaatgagtttaaattgtaatactttgtgtgtttttgttaaaattattcacaatttatatatatatatcggacaaaaaatatattcacaTGTTTTTAGTCTATATGCCCTTCGGATATTTTTGTTCTAAAGTAGCGAAATATCCATCTTGTTTGATTATTTTCGTATCtttaataaacaatgataaatagTAAATACCTACCTTCAATTCTGTGACCACAGTTGCTACAGAACTTGCTCTTTGGTTCAATTTGCATACCACAATTAGTACAATACatcttaaaagaaataatctttTTGAAACGATTGCTTGATAGGCGTTTGCTTTACGCCGCACTAGCACACAAATAGTTATATCGTGGCGAACTTGAGAAATCAAAACGGTGATAGTTTAAATTACAAATTCTTAAGAAACTTGGTTGTCTCTTCTCTCTCATGGCCATCTTATTCTAaacttcttcttcttttgtcGCAGATATATAATTAAGAACGACACATGTAGTATGGCGGCTAtctttaaaagtaatattattgatatttacaatttctatatatttataactttgaCTATTCACGTAACGATTAACATgatcaatcaattaattataGTACAACTACATTAGTACCAAACAGTTTTTGTACctggtggtcgtgtggtctagcgggacggctgcagtgcaggcgatttggtgtcacgatatcacagtagcatgggtttgaatcccggcgagggaagaacaaaaaatttgcgaaagcaaatttacagatctaacattgttgggttgatgtttagacgagttgtatataataTTGATAGGATTAAAAACAAGAGCAACCTTTACCCCAAAAGGAATTGTAGTTTTTAAACCTAAAATCATTGAACAAAATTTTACTGAATTCTTTTCAGAAAGTGCGTATTTCAAAATCTTCATATATACGACCAAGAGATTATGCTTTCCATATACATCATTTCATTAATCCGAGGATGGTTACAAGGCTCACATGTCAGAAGTCTATAGATTGGTTTATCTACTAGTAtatctttcatatttgtttttttcgtaAAGTGCTTTGCTATAAATTGGGCCGTTTGTTTTCTAAATTGAATGCAgtgtgtttcatattttttgcaaGTCGGGCATTGTATAGCACACTACATGATATGAGTTGTTCCCATTGTTGAAAGTCGTACGGTTGTTTTTTTCCGTTTCTGGTggatatttgtttcattggcaGTTATAtaatatctccttatttttatgtcaaatctccatttttttatgtcaaccTGGCAATATCATATATTGATAGATTattattaacaatttttaaatttcttagactgattttatctgaaaaaagtGTATATTGGAAAAATCTCATGACTCATGACACAACAATCATTGATATACAGTTGAAA
Proteins encoded:
- the LOC134705634 gene encoding uncharacterized protein LOC134705634, coding for MYCTNCGMQIEPKSKFCSNCGHRIEADVQQLELQETSDVNKEGAPKMTNEARVSLEALKTKWGASVQRMNKKRVFTGMKKEEPTKTVALHVKILDGKMKMVQRAFKDGMGVDRGYVKIDVQIDSTCRDWMRSVRACFQPSTDLHPYISTSKGNLDKIDSAYTFKQLRNSQKEKKVASTKYAIYFQIKKSRHAIVGTYLKSTDGKRMPVPKVVIEIEDENEREPQVKDEDSFINKQNVEILRELERESSNDKVSGEGEDLWESDLEDPALDTLTDELDASEMHAVEELINEPGVSGLDTVEECPDKNPSPCSSSNVQALDMVLDKKRQRKSVAEGISLKLPEGKKKYITVVYQEHGGISISRQFGENDTLQVLYTWICMEMDPEILPPKFHLGCHAPEKCTDDDCDHNYILTPDSANYKIYKHTPTLLFIKEDIYHLNETMTNLDDVFFK